The genomic DNA GGAGTTGAGGACATGTCGGTTATTGCGGCGTTTGCGGTGCCCCATCCGCCGATCATCGTACCCGAGGTCGGCAGGGGAGAGGAAAACAAAATCGCCGAAACTACGGCGGCTTTCGGTGAAGTGATGAAACGCATCGCGGCCTTAAAGCCGGAAACAGTGGTAGTCACCAGCCCGCATTCAGTGATGTATGCGGATTATATTCATATCTCTCCGAGCGGGTTTGCCCGGGGCGATCTGGGACGCTTTCGGGCGGAAAACGTGCGTGTGTCGGCCGACTACGACGCCGAATTGATCGCCGAACTCTGCGCACAGGCTGAAGAAAACGGCGTCGCGGCGGGTACGTTCGGGCAGACCGACCCCGATCTCGACCACGGAACGGTGATCCCGCTGTATTTTTTAAATAAGTTCTATAAAGATTATAAACTCGTCCGCATCGGGCTTTCGGGCATGTCGGCGCTAACCCATTACCGTTTGGGGCAGTGCATCGCCAAAGCAGCGGAGGAACTCGACCGGCGGGTGGTATTGATCGCCAGTGGAGACCTGTCGCACAAACTCAAAGAGAACGGGCCTTACGGTTTTGCGCCAGAGGGCCCGCAGT from Oscillospiraceae bacterium includes the following:
- the amrB gene encoding AmmeMemoRadiSam system protein B, with the protein product MSVIAAFAVPHPPIIVPEVGRGEENKIAETTAAFGEVMKRIAALKPETVVVTSPHSVMYADYIHISPSGFARGDLGRFRAENVRVSADYDAELIAELCAQAEENGVAAGTFGQTDPDLDHGTVIPLYFLNKFYKDYKLVRIGLSGMSALTHYRLGQCIAKAAEELDRRVVLIASGDLSHKLKENGPYGFAPEGPQFDAQITKAFSEGDFSALLEFSPDFTDAAAECGLKSFQIMAGALDGKKVTHELLSYEGPFGVGYGVAAFEVIGEDATQNIGERYKTKQREKLDKVKAGEDPYVKLARFTVETYVISGKKANLPDGLLHEMLSR